The segment TGGTTATGAACAATGAACCAAACTATTTTCCTTGTATGGGATTACAAGTGTGGACTAAATACATACTTATAATCTTAAAATATCACAAATGTATTTTTGATTATAAACCCTTGGAGTCTAAACCTATAAAGCTCACCAAAATTtttgttgacgtatttttaaaaCATATGTATCTTCAGGAACTTAAAAGCTATAGGAACGCCTACAGGGTAAGGAGAATATTTCTCCTTAAATAAATCATCGACCGAATAACCGGTCCTCTTGATATATGTTTTAAAGAACCTTCAATATGTATTGGTTGTCATTTGGGATttattaaacaatgtatttcTTCTTTTCATACTTTGGAAGAATGTAATGTTATTTGAATCCTGTAATACTCGATGTATGTTGTTAACTATGAACCAACGTTTCACGACGCAACCTCGGTGATTCCGCCATCGGTCAGGGTGTGACATCATATGTTACATTTGGTATCGGTTATGTGGTTTGAGGGTAATTGGTATTTGGTATTGTGAGCCACTACCAAAAATTTTTTTTGACGTTCTCGAAGAATACTTGAGAACCAATGTGAATTTTCCTTAAATTGTTGATATGTTGATTATGATGCTTTAAATAAACATTATCTTAAGAAAACCAGTGTTTTGTTCTTCCATTCagattagtaaaaaaaaaaaaagttggtacCTTGATCTTCAAGTAAATCGATACTTTGGGAGTTTAGATAAACACTACCTTAAGTAACAATATCACCATTATATATACATATCATATACGCTTGTAATTAAAACCCTACATTCCAAATCCTTGTAACCGTGTTTGTTGTTGCATCAAGAATTTAAGACGTGTTCTTCTTCTTcgacttcttcttgttgttgttcttCTTCTTACATCAAGCAAGAATCATGGCATCCACGGAAGCAAGTCAAGTGAGTAATTCGGATTTACATGTGTATGTATTGTTTATCTTTTAGTTGCATTCTAATATAATGCAATCTTGTTTAAGTGTTGTGATTGATTACAAATAACAATTatcaataaaatttaaattttaacgaacaagttttctttaaatttaaaatttctttttattgTAAAATGTTTTTTAAATTCTATAATTTCTAAATTATTAATCTGATATATGTATTTGTTAATTCATTATTGTTAGATACAAATCCTAAATCAAAGtgtcaaaatataaaacatattCTTATATAGTATATTATAGATTGATTGTGATTTTGATTTGTATGTGTACTATATTGTTTAGTTGATGTAATCTTGTTTAATTGTTTGGGATTTGTATATGTGTTTTATTGCTTATTTGTTTGAGAATTTATTAAGGTGGTTTAGGATATTATAATGCATGTATGTAAattgaaattatttattttttaatattttactcCCAAATAAAACTTCACTTCACGGGGGTTGTTTGTAGTTTTGAATGTATCTATGATATAATAAAAACGGGAATTTTGTAGGATATAGCAAGTGTTGAAATTTTAGGGACCATAAGTAAAAAAGTTAAGTATTGGCTTATTTTTTACTTTTGGTCCCTAAAATTTTGACACTTGTTACTAGGCAATACTCAATTCTTATTACATTATGAATACTTTTAGGAACTACAAACAAAACCCCTAAAGTTTCATTATTAAGAGTAGAATATTAAGAATTAAGCAAACAATTAGATTGTTTATATTTGGTCCCTAAACTGTCGATACTTTTTACTTCCTACTTGTtttcataactttataaatactTTAGAAAGTACAAAGAGCATAATGAGTGAAAACTTGTTTGATGATAaagatagttgcaaaatatttaagTTGTCTCAAATGGATCTTTAGTAGCTTAATAATAAATAAGATTTGAAATTTAACAAGTTATTTTACAAaaagtataataacaatagttacaATATAAATATAAAGCAAGTAAAGAATAACTTAATTGAATCTTAATCAAACTTGCATACAAAACTTAGAGTTAATAAGTGATGTACAACATAAGTTTTTATGAACAAAAGCAACTTCTATTTCAAATGATGTTCAAGATACAAGACACACTTTCAATAAAACTCCTAACCTCTCTATTTATAGACTTTATTAGTACGACATACAAATCAGACCATGTTTAAGTATGGTGGTTATAGACGGTCATACTAAGCATGCCTTAATGGCACAATCTACCAAAATATATGCTCATGAAAAGTAAACACAAGTACATAGTTGTGATGTGGAGTTCATTGCACTTAAGATTTTCTTCAACTACGGTTGGGAGTAACTTCGCTGTCTTCGCATCATTCAAAATGATACTCTCATCATTTTTCCTTTattgggtttttattaaaaaaaaggtttcaaaaactCGTATTTAGCAAATGGAAGATTTAGAAAATTTGGACAAACATAAACATGTTACACCAATCAAGGATCATATTGCAAGAAATTCAAAGAAAACAACAAACGTATAAGAGTAAAAGAAATAACAAGCTTTGTTGTTCTTTGGTTCCTCAAGGGGAGACCTGGTAGTTAACGGAGAATGAGGATGAAATCCTTTCCTTTGTGGACACCAACAAGAAACCAATTTGAACAAGATGCTAGTCTTAAAAAGCTCTTAagctttaagcaaaaccgaaagAATGACTTAAAGATAGAATATGAGAAACTAGTTTTAACACTTTGAGTAaaacttgagagagagagagagagtttattatATGTACACACAATTAAGAATTTTTATTTATCCATAAAATACCCATGTTCTTAAGAAAGAGTTGTTAGTGCATCCCACAACGGTGCAACACGGTCTTATAAGTGGCTATATATGTTGGAGTCTCCCTTATCTCCATAAGGGCTCTTCTGGAGAGATAATCTCGGGCTCCACATGTATTTTTCATGGTATCATAATCGGTGTCCTGTACCACTGTGTCTCAGCACATCCATATTTATCCTCATTGAGTCtcttatccgaagggggagtgtTAGTGTATCTCATATCGGTACGACACAGTCTTATAAGTAGTTATATATGTTGAAGTTCCTCTTCTCTCCACAAGGTCTCTTTTAAAGAGATAATCTTGGGCTCAACATATATTTACAATGTATCAGAGTTGACATCCCGTACCATCGTGGCTCAGCACATTCTTGTTTATCCTCATCGAGCCTCTGACTCCGAGGGGGAGTGTTAATGTATCTCACATTAGTGCAACACGGTCTTATAagtagctatatatatatatatatatatatatatatatatatatatatatatatgttggagtcCACTTCTCTCTACAATGGCTTTTTTGGAGAGATAATATTAGGCTCCACATATATTTATATGAATCTAGAAAAGGCATTGATATTGTTTATGACTTTGTTGTTAGTGACATGTTTGATTATGGTTTAATGCATTATCAGTTTATAGGTGAATGATTGTCATTGAAATGATATCTTAGGTATatttaatagcaatgtactttatatAATGACTTGATCTCATAAaagatattttattttgtatttttccgGAATAAAcctaaaatttatttattttttctaaaaaagacattatattttttttttcttttttcggtCCGACCCTTTTAGTTGctttttcccaaaaaaaaattgtaaaatgtaAGGTTTTTTTTAAGGAAAACTAAAAAAGTTGAGTGTTTATTTGGAAACAATTTGaagtttgatgatttttttttttaaaaaaaaaaagacaaagttaagggtttttttcgaaaaaaaatacaagtaccTGCTTACTTAAATGTCATAATTGAATGTATAACCGAAGGTGTTCCACATAAGAAGTTATATGTGACAAATGATAATGTACTACCATTTGtctatttattataatattttactTATGTTGGTATATTTATTATAACATCTTAATTTCAACGtgtttaaaagtataatgctctTCTGACATAAAGGCAAAAAGTAGAGTGCTATAAACAAAGGTATGTTGTTATTCTTTTTGTTACAAAAGATTCACTAAATGAGAGTAAATTTCTATTTCTTAAACAAGTGgtttcaaataattaaatttggAGGACTTTAATAAGTTGTAAAACTAATAATCTTCATTGCCTCATGCTCTAAATAAGAAACATCATGAAAGTACATTGCCCTTTTTTGCATTTAGCTCCATTATTTGACTTATTTGACCGAATTGAATTTTCTTTTGGTTTTGCGGAGTGAATCCGATGACAAAATCATAGCATTATGTGCTAACAACCCTAAATTTCGTCAATACACTTAAATCAACGAACTTCTTGCTCATCATCTTGCTAAAGTTCATCGTTTCTTTGAGGATTGTGTTTGTAAATttgcatataattttttttgttatatgtttTTATTCGCAAAGTATACCCCAAATCAAGTTGATATATACAGGAATAATGAGAACATATATGTGAAGGTGAATGATTTCATCTTTTCTCATGTGAGTAATCCAAACTTTGGCATATTTTAAGCTACActctttttttgtatttttgtggTACCTAAAACACTATGTAATTTAGCTTTTTATTAATTGGATTGGATAaaacaattttgacttttttatcGAGTGATTTAGCTGGACTGATTAACTTGCaagaatttaattatatattCGGGGAAGCAGCAATAGTATCATCTCCACTCTGTTTAAAACATGTTTTGCTAAGTCAATTGCAAATTATGCACCCCATAATAACAATTTACTTCTGAATCAGAAGTACATTGTTATTATATAATCGGTCTTAAAAGTTTGTTCCTAATTTTCTATAGTGTTAGTAACGCAAAAACTAATTGCCAGTAGAGTCAATTGCAAGAaacaacaatgtactttcattaatttgtttattatatcGTCCCACTTTCAATTCTTCCCATTCTAGCATTATACTTTCATAAATCTACCaattataaaaataacatttttagagCATGATTGACTTTTGCAACcgtcattttttttttctattttctataTTCTATTTGATTAATGTTttgtaaaatgatttttttttttaaaatttgtcgCTTCATGCGACGGTTTAGGGTTTACAATCTGTTTTTGAAGCTTTCCCCTTATTTTTGGTGATTGGGATTAAAATAATGTTTACGTTATCAAGAAAGGAAAACTCAATAGTATCTTTGTGAAGAGACAAAGAACATGCTTTTCCAGATGCTTGTTTCTACAGACCATACATTCAGTGATATATTTGACGTCCTTTGTTTGCATGTTCCAGAAATAGTGAAAATCAAAATCCAAGAGAGGATGATGGTATACATTTTTACtccatttttaatatatatatatatatatatatatatatatatatatatatatatatatatatatatatatatatatatatatatatatatatatatataactttattgtttgtttgtttcaAAAATTTCTCTTACATGAAGTAATGACTTTATTTCCTTTGCCACATTCTTTTTGCTGAAAATGGTTGCTCTTATAATTTTATTGTTTGTTTGTCTCAAAAAAAATTTATCACACCATAAATATTTATATTCTATTGATGAAATAGTCCCAAAGTCCAGAAGGAAAGGTTAAGAGACTCAATTGACGTTTACAAATTCgagaaaaacattttaaaaacatcaacaataaggtaaatattcatattttctaGAATAATTCTTCTGTTTACTACTTTTGGTTGATTACAGTTATATTTCATTCAAACTTGCTGCgacttttttttttaccttttttattaatttaaacaaAACTAAAACAACTATTTATTGGACCTCATTAAAATTTGTTGTTTTTTAAGGTGTAAAATCGGTTCGTTTAAGTATGATAAGAAAAACTGGGCCCAACAGTGTAATATCTATTACGACTCGGCCCATTTACGATCAAACACCcttaaaaccctagaaaatttcCAAGGCGAAGGAGTTCTCTGTCGCCATTAATCCATTGTCGTCTTCACAGCGCTAATTCCACAGCAGGTTTGAAGCTTCCATCTTTTATTAATCATTCGATCTCGAACAATCATACACCGTTGTTTAATCGCTACACGTTTGTTTTTTAGAATTTAGTACAATCCCTGAATCAGCGCTTTGTCTGTGCTCTTTCTTTAGAATTTAGCACAATATGATTTAAATTAGGCGTTTATATACGCTCAAGCTCACGCAAATTTCATTGCTTTTAAGGTTTAATGCTTGTCATTTTAGTGTATCCGATCCGATATTACGGTTTACATTCTTCAACTTTGTGGTTCGAACTTTTAAACATGCTTCATTTGATCTGCGAAAATTGTTCCATACTCATGTAATCAGTATGTTAAAAGATTCTTTAAACAACGAAGAAAATGACAATAGTGATGATCAGGTGAACAAATGATCATGAAGATGAAATCGAATGACTTGTAACATATACAATTTGATTTAGCTTTCAAAAAGTAGACAATTAACCATCTTTCTTTATGCTATTTGAAGAACTCAATGGCTGTTCCTAAACTGGATAAGAAGATTGTCAAGAAGAGAGTCAAGAAATTCAAGAGGCCCCACAGTGACTGGAAAATCTGCGTAAAGGTATGTAGAATCATCTGACTATACTTTGGAATTGTTTTTAcagaaatgcaaaaaaaaaaaaaaaaagacatttttctttgaaatagtttcaaaatctTGTTTATTGCACTCAAATTTATAATCTTTTTGTTGCAGGAAAACTGGCGTAGACCCAAGGGTATTGATTCAAGGGTTAGGAGGAAGTTTAAAGGAGTAACTCTTATGCCCAATATTGGTTATGGATCCGATAAAAAAACTCGCCACTATCTTCCAAATGGCTTCAAAAAGTTTGTTGTTCACAATGCAAAAGAATTGGAAGTCCTCATGATGCACAATAGGTACTTTTACTTTGACTAATAATCAAATGTGTAAAATACCCTTTTAATAATGTTATATGTAATTATGTTGATTTGATTTAGGACATATTGTGCTGAAATTGCACACAATATATCTACAAGAAAAAGGAAGGATATAGTGGAAAAAGCAGCACAGTTGGATATTGTGGTTACTAACAAATTAGCAAGGTTGAGGAGCCAAGAAGACGAGTAAAATTATTGCTTATATTTGTTCTTGTAAGTTGTGTTGGGTTGGATGTTTTGTGGGATTTTGAGAAATTTAAGAACATGTTTAAATTTGGTTTAAATCTATTGAATcttgttttttttgttaaaatttgtCTTAAAGTTATCATTAATGACACTAACACGAAGACATAGTCTTGAAAGACGAGGTTGACTGGGATGGTGAGTTTATGGTCTAGATGAATGTAAATGTCAATCATGTGAAGTGGCCAAAATAGAAGGGAACTCTAAATAGAAATCAAATTCAAAGAAGAAATGCTTTAAAGTTATTACTTATTAGTTATAATGAAATATAAGAGAGATGAAGAATGCACTTCAATGCTTGTGCAAGTAGTTATGATGAAAGTATAATGCTTAAATATGTAACGTGACAATGGTTGGAATTAAGAATGAAATCCTTAAGCAGATGGGTCCATGAAGCAATTTTAAAGTAGCATAAATTGGTATATGAAGTGTGTCTCGGTGATAAGATTTGCTTCAGATTGCTAATATTTTGGCAAAGCACCATGAAATAACTCGAGTTGGTACATATACATATTTATGATTGGTTAACGTGTGTGAGACACTTCTAATAATGACAAGGATAGATTATCTGAACAATATGATTTACTCGCATGTAACAAATTTGAGTTATGTTGGGTTTGTTGCTTGATTTGAAGAAGAGACAAAAATGAATCAACTTAGTATAGGATATGTGGAAGAACACTCCAAACATAAATCAAATTGATAAGTTTGACTCGTTGCGAAGAGTTATATTTAGCCTTaagaaattgattatgaggaaacattttcgctaatagtaataataaaatctattaggatattgcttCCCATAACAACATTTCATGcttataaaatatgaaaaatggatgtgtaagcttgaaaagtcAATTTATGAACTTAAACAAGCATCTGACAGCtgaaatctttgcttcgatgagaaagtcaaagagtttgattTTTCAAGAAACGACTATGAGTCATGTGtttatgttaaagctagtgggagtctTGTTGTTTCCTTTATtatgtatgttgatgatatattACTCATATGAAACGATGACCCAACTTTACAAAGTGTAAAAACTTGGTTTGGGAAATGTTTCCTAATAAAGAATTGGGAGATGCAACATACATACTAGGTATAAAAACCTATAGGGATAGATCTAGGTGACTCACTGGATTGAGCCAACATACATATATAGATAAAAACTAGAAGAAATTCAAGATGCAAGACTTTAAGAAAGGGTTTGTGCCTATGCAACATGGTGTGACATTGAGCATATATTAGTGTCCAAGCTCTAGTGATGAACTAGAGAAAATGAGTCGAGTCTCATATACTTTTGCTATATGATCGATCATGTACACCATGATATATACTAGGCCTAATGTATCGTGTTCCTTGAGTATGACGAGTCGTTATCAGGTCAACCCTGGTGAAAATAATTGGAtcgcagtcaagaacattcttaagtatccaAGGAAGATGAATGGCATGTTCTTGGTCTGTGGTGATATGGAGGAGCTCAGTGTAAAGGCTTATATTGATGCTAGTTTCTAGGTCGATAGAGATGATTCTCGATCACAATTTGGATTCGTGTTCTTGATGAATGGGGGGACCAGTAGCATGGAGAAGTTCCAACCAAGATAAAGTGGCGGATTCTGCGACAAAGTCTAATTATATTGCAGCTGATGAAGCTGTAAAGGAGGCTATGTAACTGAAGAAGTTCATCACTGGTCTCAGTATTGTCCTAGCATTGATGGTTGTGTTGAGatcttctgtgataatgaaggtgaAGTCACCTTAACTAAAGAACCCATATCGTATAAGCGCTCAAGACATATACTGAGAAAGTACCACTATCTCAAGAGCTTGTTTAAGAAGGAGACACCATAGTGAGCAGAGTATCATCATAAGAGAACCTTGCCTACCCGTTCACCAAACCATTATCACAAACCAAGCATAATTGTCATACCAGATTGATATTCATTAGAGTTGCTAGTGGATTGGTCTGATTGTTTTTGTTTAGTTTTGAATTATTTTGGAACTTATATAATGTAAATTATatctaacatgatgattattatgtgGAGACTTAATAATATGCCATATTGCAATCATTTTCATTAATTTATCATTATGTTCCTTTCACATGTTTTAACCAGCTTCCATAATATTAATTTACTCACTCCTCCACACTTGGTCATACTTCCGTaattaattagtgatttaagactgCCATGAAGTATTGTAGAATATCCATGGAGATGAATATAACA is part of the Lactuca sativa cultivar Salinas chromosome 7, Lsat_Salinas_v11, whole genome shotgun sequence genome and harbors:
- the LOC111881663 gene encoding 60S ribosomal protein L32-1 — encoded protein: MAVPKLDKKIVKKRVKKFKRPHSDWKICVKENWRRPKGIDSRVRRKFKGVTLMPNIGYGSDKKTRHYLPNGFKKFVVHNAKELEVLMMHNRTYCAEIAHNISTRKRKDIVEKAAQLDIVVTNKLARLRSQEDE